Proteins found in one Eretmochelys imbricata isolate rEreImb1 chromosome 9, rEreImb1.hap1, whole genome shotgun sequence genomic segment:
- the LOC144270455 gene encoding vesicle-associated membrane protein 3-like has translation MEMNCTEYNWSAWSAPVPTQGAGGSTISGAGGPPPPTNVTSNRRLQQTQAQVDEVVDIMRVNVDKVLERDQKLSELDNRADALQAGASQFETSAAKLKRKYWWKNCKMMIILGVVCAVILIVIISK, from the exons ATGGAAATGAATTGCACAGAATATAACTGGAGTGCTTG GTCAGCCCCAGTTCCCACCCAAGGTGCCGGAGGTTCCACAATTTCCGGGGCAGGAGGGCCTCCACCCCCCACCAATGTGACCAGTAATAGAAGACTGCAACAGACACAAGCTCAGGTCGATGAG GTGGTGGACATCATGCGAGTGAATGTAGACAAGGTTCTAGAAAGAGACCAAAAGCTTTCAGAGCTTGACAACCGGGCAGATGCATTACAAGCTGGTGCCTCACAGTTTGAAACTAGTGCAGCTAAATTGAAGAGAAAATACTGGTGGAAAAACTGCAAG ATGATGATCATCCTTGGTGTAGTATGTGCAGTCATTCTTATTGTAATTATAAGtaagtaa
- the LOC144270453 gene encoding uncharacterized protein LOC144270453 has product MQSQNRKRAPAWSELETLDLIAVWGEESLQAELQSSRRNTDIYAKIAQGMVDRDYTRDTQQCHMKIKELRQAYQKTKEANGPSGSEAHTCRFYDQLHGILGGNPTTTPPLSMNTCKGEASRNTEEDFVDEEEEEEEENAQQASGESVLPGSQDLFITLEPIPSQGVLFPDPEGGEVTSAANVSMLPVSTPSLRLSHIRRQKNRTCNDMFLEFMQSSRTDRAQLNAWRHSVAEARKAYSECDQNMQEEMLRLMGEQTDMMRCLVELQEKQLEYGAPLHPLCNGLPSSPSSIPTSPRSPRTWGRRLRAPCHSTSMDGPSNRRLSFQQL; this is encoded by the exons atgcagtcccagaatcgcaagcgagctccagcatggagcgaactgGAGACACTGGAtttgattgctgtatggggagaagaatctctgcaggcagaactccaatccagcagaagaaatactgatatatatgccaaaatcgcacagggcatggtggaccgagactacaccagggacacacagcagtgccacatgaaaattaaggagctcaggcaagcctaccaaaagacaaaggaggcaaatggtcccTCTGGGTCAGAggcccatacatgccgcttctatgatcagctgcatggcattctaggggggaaccctaccactaccccaccactgtccatgaacacctgcaagggggaagcCTCACGCaacacagaggaggattttgtggatgaggaagaggaggaggaggaggagaatgcacagcaggcaagtggagaatccgttctccctggcagtcaggaccttttcatcaccctggagccaataccttcCCAAGGTGTATTGTTCCCAGATCCTGAAGGCGGAGAAgtcacctctg ctgcaaatgtttctatgctccctgTATCaactccgtccctgaggttatcgcacattagaaggcaaaaaaaccgcacttgcaatgacatgtttttggagttcatgcagtcctcccgcactgatagggcacagctgaatgcatggaggcattcagtggcagaggccaggaaagcatacagtgagTGTGATCAGAACatgcaggaggagatgctgaggctaatgggggagcaaacagacatgatgaggTGTCTGGTAGAGCTCCAGGAAAAGCAACTAGAGTACGGagccccactgcatccattgtgtaACGGCCTGCCCTCCTCACCAAGTTCCATACCCAcctcacccagaagcccaagaacgtggggcaggaggctccgggcaccctgCCACTCAACTTCAATGGATGGCCCAAGCAATAGAAGGCTGTCATTccaacagctttga